In a genomic window of Dyadobacter fermentans DSM 18053:
- a CDS encoding glycosyltransferase, with protein sequence MGSFGLISWVEAVIWLLLGSYAVFTLALTLLWSRIRKPAATTTLPSDFFVTVIIPVRNEADNIVALLQDLDRQTLPHRNFEVLVMDDSSTDGTAGIVREFAAHSRAEISLIPLPDVRTSAPKKRAIETAMQHARGKLIVTTDGDCRAHPGWLQAIAACYAQTGAKLISSPVTFTQETSLTDHLQTVEFASLIGSGAASMSAGYPSMCNGANLAYEKAAFVEADGYDGVRHIASGDDEFLMHKIAGAHPGSVHFLRDPAAIIRTAPHRNWQSFYRQRKRWASKWKHYQSKTPLVLAVYIFSANFSLLLAGALALAGMVPAGSFWGMLALKCIPEWFFLGSVLAFLQKRNSLAYIPVTQCIYPLYVCFFGLAAQKGEYEWKGRKLV encoded by the coding sequence ATGGGCAGCTTTGGACTAATCTCATGGGTTGAGGCGGTCATTTGGCTGCTGCTTGGAAGCTATGCGGTTTTTACGCTGGCGCTCACATTGCTTTGGTCAAGGATCAGGAAACCGGCCGCAACGACCACTCTTCCGTCCGACTTTTTTGTGACGGTGATCATTCCCGTCAGAAACGAAGCGGACAACATTGTGGCGCTCCTGCAAGACCTCGACCGGCAGACTTTACCCCACCGAAATTTCGAAGTGCTGGTGATGGACGATAGCTCTACGGACGGCACGGCAGGCATTGTGCGCGAGTTTGCAGCGCATTCCAGGGCTGAAATATCGCTCATTCCCCTACCCGACGTCCGCACTTCGGCGCCAAAAAAAAGGGCCATCGAAACTGCCATGCAGCACGCCCGGGGAAAGCTCATCGTCACCACCGACGGCGACTGCCGGGCGCATCCCGGCTGGCTGCAGGCCATTGCCGCATGCTACGCCCAAACCGGCGCAAAGCTGATCAGCTCGCCCGTCACATTCACGCAAGAAACCTCACTGACCGATCATTTACAGACCGTCGAATTCGCCAGCCTTATCGGCAGCGGCGCGGCATCTATGTCGGCCGGCTACCCATCGATGTGCAATGGTGCCAATCTCGCCTATGAAAAAGCCGCGTTTGTAGAGGCAGACGGTTACGACGGCGTACGCCACATCGCATCGGGCGACGATGAGTTCCTGATGCACAAAATTGCCGGCGCGCATCCCGGTTCCGTACACTTCCTGCGCGATCCGGCCGCTATTATCCGTACCGCGCCGCACCGCAACTGGCAGAGTTTTTACCGCCAGCGCAAACGATGGGCGAGCAAATGGAAGCATTATCAGAGCAAAACACCGCTCGTGCTGGCGGTATACATATTTTCCGCGAATTTCTCCCTGCTACTCGCAGGTGCGCTCGCGCTCGCGGGCATGGTCCCGGCCGGTAGCTTTTGGGGAATGCTTGCATTGAAATGTATCCCCGAATGGTTCTTCCTCGGCTCGGTGCTCGCATTTCTTCAAAAGCGGAACTCGCTGGCGTACATCCCGGTTACCCAATGCATTTATCCGCTTTATGTTTGCTTTTTCGGGCTGGCGGCGCAGAAGGGGGAATACGAGTGGAAAGGCCGGAAACTTGTTTAG
- a CDS encoding zinc-dependent metalloprotease, protein MPAHLPFKYLTIILLLLTVGIARAQQAAPSCGTNDSLMIAYLEKISKRTDLTQARMHAGEMLEYRIAVDVEYKTAAQYNHDQEKIKEAVYKMFREASAIFEREMNIKLTVSFIHIWQEPEPYTLEFDYDYFTKVQNYWLEHRKEERDAVVGMSIRSGWFYGGYRMATSNLPSPNTTLLPDLLAHELGHTLGSPHTHSCSWPGGAIDHCEELEGANEACPSGSREVVNGTIMSYCRSKLTFHPFCRNLIREYAEGKVNPSFSLKPFTEKPAAPGPLTVLTKPGTANDFAPYFEWFASERAAQFRFQIATDEAFTQIVEDTVVNQAFHRSPGQSDGNYFARFRAENSHGTTEWSAPAAFSISGWKSASLPPQFISLSRTSAGTISGSFRNLEGISSYQLEVQLPFSSEVYEITRQPDNQNIQHFSIQLPLKKDQYYALKFRVNRFGSWTEWSNWKELYATDFTTNILPDSTQPLSTRPLLALRQWVPDRGPEAYTGVFQVATDASFENIVFEQSFSNNEANHSLSDKSVFVPSLEENTTYYVRSRMQLANLAPSGWEVSRMNTGSHDNRFAFLGTPAEVVQSTGYATADVLFNRFMKAGEHLYVFNFQGGYHRTSDLQTWKTYLPSTTKGQSPMYVGAFGAAPDGQTLTIDFMKNIAVQMTDDQYEKSFSATPLYMGYLQPMVYTKNEGYFFKSYEEGVIQVQNGVWTKHQNQPHVFRPVTLASDNRDRVWSMGDGGYMAYYENGQWTSQPQFPFWDGVSGMVFDEKDNCYVYGSFGVSVLNTATGSWDAIEALRPFPIRKIVFDGSGNMWLASYRRTRWDAQKMDNFALVKYADGKASAYSDGLNLLHEPFDIEYYKDKLLIMTTGGEIQSFDDRQILSFNPKRTYCPGEPLDLKLATNSTFAADNKTSVELQQVTTGKTVAWEITSNASQKLVAMLPDTLTEGRYSLAIRTTAPEITTYRSDEFEVLPANTCGEAKGVVLLQNRPNPFGASGTISFYLPQSEEVRLELFNLMGQRMEELKNGVLPQGWHTVDVNGTSLAAGLYVYRLKAGKITRSLKMIRK, encoded by the coding sequence ATGCCAGCACATCTCCCATTCAAATACCTGACAATCATCCTGTTGCTCCTGACGGTCGGAATTGCGCGCGCTCAGCAAGCGGCGCCGTCCTGCGGTACCAACGACTCACTGATGATCGCTTATCTGGAAAAAATTTCCAAAAGAACGGACCTCACCCAGGCGCGGATGCACGCCGGTGAGATGCTGGAATACCGCATTGCCGTGGATGTCGAATACAAAACTGCGGCGCAATACAACCATGACCAGGAGAAGATTAAAGAGGCTGTTTACAAAATGTTCCGGGAGGCTTCTGCCATTTTCGAGCGCGAAATGAATATCAAGCTGACCGTTTCGTTCATCCACATCTGGCAGGAACCGGAGCCCTACACCTTGGAATTTGACTACGACTATTTCACGAAAGTGCAGAATTACTGGCTCGAACATCGCAAGGAAGAACGGGACGCCGTCGTGGGGATGTCGATCCGTTCCGGCTGGTTTTACGGAGGTTACCGGATGGCCACATCCAACCTGCCGTCCCCCAATACCACGCTTTTGCCCGACCTGCTCGCCCACGAGCTGGGCCATACGCTCGGCTCTCCGCACACACACAGCTGTTCCTGGCCCGGCGGGGCGATCGACCATTGCGAGGAGCTGGAAGGTGCCAACGAAGCCTGTCCGTCGGGTAGCCGGGAAGTGGTTAACGGCACGATCATGTCGTATTGCCGATCCAAGCTTACATTCCACCCTTTTTGCCGCAATCTCATAAGAGAGTATGCCGAAGGGAAAGTCAATCCGTCATTTTCATTAAAACCATTTACTGAAAAGCCTGCGGCGCCCGGCCCACTGACCGTACTCACCAAGCCCGGCACCGCGAACGATTTCGCACCGTATTTTGAATGGTTTGCCTCCGAGCGCGCCGCTCAATTCCGGTTCCAGATCGCCACCGACGAAGCATTCACCCAAATCGTGGAGGATACGGTGGTAAACCAGGCATTTCACCGCTCACCGGGACAAAGCGACGGCAATTACTTCGCCCGCTTCCGCGCCGAGAACAGCCACGGCACCACCGAATGGTCGGCGCCGGCAGCATTCAGCATCAGCGGCTGGAAAAGCGCTTCACTGCCTCCGCAATTTATCAGCCTTTCCCGCACGAGCGCGGGGACCATTTCCGGCTCGTTCCGAAACCTGGAAGGTATTTCGTCGTACCAGCTGGAAGTACAACTCCCGTTTTCCTCCGAGGTGTATGAAATCACCCGGCAACCGGATAACCAGAACATCCAGCACTTTTCCATTCAGCTGCCGTTAAAAAAAGACCAGTACTACGCATTGAAATTCCGGGTGAACAGATTTGGCTCCTGGACCGAATGGTCGAACTGGAAAGAGTTGTACGCCACGGATTTCACGACAAACATCCTGCCCGATTCTACCCAGCCGCTGTCTACCCGGCCGTTGCTCGCGCTACGCCAGTGGGTGCCCGACCGCGGCCCCGAAGCCTATACCGGCGTATTCCAGGTAGCAACGGATGCTTCATTTGAAAACATCGTTTTTGAGCAGTCATTTTCGAATAATGAAGCCAATCATTCACTTTCTGACAAATCGGTGTTTGTACCGTCATTGGAAGAAAATACAACCTATTACGTTCGGTCGCGCATGCAGCTGGCCAATCTCGCACCGTCGGGCTGGGAGGTTTCACGCATGAATACGGGCTCGCACGACAATCGGTTCGCGTTCCTGGGAACTCCGGCCGAAGTGGTTCAAAGTACCGGCTACGCCACCGCGGACGTGCTATTTAACCGGTTTATGAAAGCGGGCGAGCACCTGTATGTGTTCAACTTCCAGGGCGGTTACCACCGTACCAGCGACCTGCAAACATGGAAAACCTATTTGCCATCGACCACCAAAGGGCAAAGCCCCATGTACGTAGGCGCATTTGGGGCCGCGCCCGACGGGCAGACACTCACGATCGACTTCATGAAGAACATTGCCGTACAAATGACCGACGACCAATATGAGAAAAGCTTTTCGGCCACGCCATTATATATGGGCTATCTCCAACCCATGGTGTATACCAAAAACGAAGGCTATTTTTTCAAAAGCTATGAGGAAGGTGTCATCCAGGTCCAGAATGGCGTGTGGACGAAGCATCAGAACCAGCCTCATGTGTTCCGGCCTGTGACCCTGGCCAGCGATAACCGCGACAGGGTGTGGAGCATGGGCGATGGCGGCTATATGGCTTATTATGAAAATGGCCAATGGACCTCTCAGCCGCAGTTTCCTTTCTGGGACGGCGTGAGCGGGATGGTATTTGATGAGAAGGACAATTGTTACGTGTACGGCTCCTTCGGCGTGTCCGTGCTCAACACGGCAACGGGTTCATGGGACGCGATCGAGGCGCTACGGCCATTTCCTATCCGGAAAATCGTTTTTGACGGCAGCGGAAACATGTGGCTTGCTTCCTACCGGAGAACCCGGTGGGACGCTCAGAAGATGGACAACTTTGCGCTTGTGAAATACGCGGACGGCAAGGCCAGCGCCTACTCCGACGGCCTTAACCTCCTCCACGAACCCTTCGATATTGAGTATTACAAAGACAAATTGCTCATTATGACCACCGGCGGCGAGATCCAATCCTTCGACGACCGGCAGATCCTCTCTTTCAATCCCAAGAGAACCTATTGCCCCGGCGAACCGCTGGACCTGAAACTGGCGACCAACTCCACTTTTGCTGCCGATAACAAAACAAGTGTAGAACTGCAACAAGTCACGACCGGCAAGACAGTCGCGTGGGAAATAACCAGCAATGCATCGCAAAAGCTCGTAGCCATGCTGCCCGACACGCTCACCGAGGGCCGGTATTCGCTGGCAATCCGCACGACTGCGCCCGAGATTACCACATACCGCAGCGACGAGTTTGAAGTATTACCTGCGAACACCTGCGGCGAGGCCAAAGGTGTGGTGCTGCTGCAAAACCGTCCCAACCCGTTTGGAGCGTCGGGAACAATTTCCTTTTACCTACCGCAGTCGGAAGAGGTGCGGCTGGAATTATTTAACCTGATGGGTCAGCGAATGGAAGAGTTGAAAAACGGGGTGTTGCCGCAGGGCTGGCACACGGTGGATGTAAACGGGACATCGCTGGCGGCGGGCTTGTACGTTTACCGCCTGAAAGCCGGCAAAATCACCCGGTCGCTCAAAATGATCCGTAAATAA
- the ruvC gene encoding crossover junction endodeoxyribonuclease RuvC, protein MLKTEVSEKVIIGVDPGTQVMGYGVISVKGQQISLVQYGVIHLSKYSTHELKLKKIFERLTQLIEDYLPDEMAIEDPFYGKNAQSMLKLGRAQGVAMAAALARNIPIVEYSPKKVKQSVTGSGNASKEQVAYMLEKILKMELSREFMDATDGIAIAICHQYHANSPASVATGGSKKAKKGGWGAFVSENPNRIR, encoded by the coding sequence ATGCTAAAAACGGAGGTTTCGGAAAAGGTCATTATTGGTGTGGACCCAGGCACGCAAGTGATGGGTTATGGGGTTATTTCGGTCAAAGGACAGCAAATTTCGCTGGTGCAGTACGGGGTGATTCATCTGAGCAAATATAGTACGCACGAGTTGAAGTTGAAGAAAATCTTTGAACGCCTCACCCAGCTGATCGAGGATTACCTGCCCGACGAAATGGCGATCGAAGATCCCTTTTATGGCAAAAATGCGCAGTCGATGCTCAAACTCGGGCGCGCCCAGGGCGTAGCGATGGCGGCCGCACTGGCGCGCAACATCCCGATCGTCGAGTATTCTCCTAAAAAGGTGAAGCAATCGGTCACCGGCAGCGGCAATGCTTCCAAAGAGCAGGTGGCCTACATGCTCGAAAAAATCCTGAAAATGGAGCTCAGCCGCGAGTTCATGGATGCCACCGACGGCATCGCAATCGCGATTTGCCATCAGTACCATGCCAATTCGCCGGCCTCTGTGGCGACCGGCGGTTCTAAAAAAGCTAAAAAGGGCGGCTGGGGTGCATTTGTAAGTGAAAACCCCAACCGCATACGCTAA
- a CDS encoding MerR family transcriptional regulator yields the protein MSTYSIRDLERITSTRAHTIRIWEQRYGLLEPERTETNIRYYNDDHVKKLLNVCTLLGRGMKISHISQLTNAEIREEIDRIIAESPETTEHIEAWINEAVIAIAAYDAVTFHRLFADAVGRLGLIATYEKILYPLLIRTGLMWTKDALLPAQEHFLSNLIRQKLFTAIDTLPVPEHSDQQWLLFLHEGEEHEIGLLFAYYLIIRAGKAAVYLGARLPYPDLLAAAGSIRPTHIYTFFVSNQLENQAGNLLGQLIRDFPDSRICFSGYMGHGEIEPSVSRIQSIEQLFETIGTNEPHTT from the coding sequence ATGTCCACCTATTCCATCCGGGATCTCGAACGTATCACCAGCACCAGAGCGCACACGATCCGCATCTGGGAGCAGCGTTACGGCCTCCTGGAACCGGAAAGGACCGAGACCAACATCCGCTACTATAACGACGACCATGTTAAGAAGCTCCTGAATGTGTGCACGTTGCTGGGCAGGGGAATGAAGATTTCGCATATCAGCCAGCTTACCAATGCGGAGATACGGGAGGAAATAGACCGCATTATCGCGGAGTCGCCGGAGACGACGGAGCATATCGAAGCTTGGATAAACGAGGCTGTGATCGCCATTGCGGCCTATGATGCGGTGACTTTCCATCGGTTATTTGCCGATGCCGTAGGGCGGCTCGGGCTGATCGCTACTTATGAAAAAATCCTTTACCCGCTGCTCATCCGGACGGGGCTCATGTGGACCAAGGATGCATTGCTGCCCGCGCAGGAACACTTTTTGTCTAACCTGATTCGGCAAAAGCTCTTTACTGCGATCGATACATTGCCCGTGCCCGAGCACAGCGACCAGCAATGGCTGCTGTTCCTTCATGAGGGCGAGGAGCATGAAATCGGACTTCTTTTTGCGTATTACCTTATTATCAGGGCCGGAAAAGCGGCCGTTTACCTTGGGGCGCGCCTGCCCTACCCCGACCTCCTGGCCGCAGCCGGTAGCATCAGGCCGACACACATTTATACATTTTTCGTAAGCAATCAACTTGAAAACCAGGCAGGAAACCTGCTCGGCCAGCTTATCCGCGACTTTCCCGACTCCCGGATCTGCTTTTCAGGTTATATGGGGCATGGGGAGATTGAACCCAGTGTCAGCAGAATACAGTCGATAGAACAACTGTTTGAAACCATCGGAACCAATGAGCCACACACTACATGA
- a CDS encoding lysylphosphatidylglycerol synthase transmembrane domain-containing protein, whose product MVQDKELSPPKPKSGQANLLWAIKLVVTALIVSYIYRTFRNEQKGITDIGSVFATIWSAENVPVLLGMTLLMPLNWALESLKWQSLTRKIVPITFLEAFRGTLTGLAVGVAVPAQLGDTLGRVAALKSDRRLEAIGAALVSNGIQFYVSVLAGAAGWLYLEKGLDISETAKMAIRITLVAVLLLGPAAFAYRKPLTRWRPRRSIFRKMQQYIVVAGTYTAREVSVATLYGAIRYLVFLTQFLLALSLFDFAVSAAGLAACVSLIFLAKTLIPAVNVLGDLGLREFTALVVFASYQLPPEQIIAATFLIWILNVLGPILVGIFLIWKYKWKKIKV is encoded by the coding sequence ATGGTGCAAGATAAGGAACTCTCGCCTCCAAAGCCAAAAAGCGGCCAGGCAAACCTGCTCTGGGCGATCAAGCTCGTGGTGACGGCCCTGATCGTGAGCTACATTTACCGCACATTCCGAAATGAACAGAAAGGCATTACCGACATCGGAAGCGTGTTCGCCACGATATGGTCGGCGGAAAACGTGCCCGTGCTGCTTGGGATGACCCTGCTGATGCCCCTCAACTGGGCGCTCGAAAGCCTGAAATGGCAGTCGCTGACGCGCAAAATAGTCCCTATCACTTTCCTCGAAGCATTTAGGGGAACACTCACCGGCCTGGCCGTGGGTGTAGCGGTGCCTGCTCAGCTCGGCGACACGCTCGGGCGCGTGGCAGCGCTCAAATCCGACCGCCGGCTCGAAGCAATCGGCGCGGCATTGGTTTCCAACGGCATTCAGTTTTATGTTTCCGTTCTTGCGGGCGCGGCTGGCTGGCTCTACCTGGAAAAAGGGTTGGACATTTCCGAAACGGCTAAAATGGCGATCCGCATTACACTTGTGGCGGTGCTGCTGCTCGGCCCTGCCGCTTTTGCTTACCGCAAACCGCTCACCCGCTGGCGCCCTCGAAGGAGTATTTTCCGCAAAATGCAGCAGTATATCGTCGTGGCCGGCACCTACACGGCCCGGGAGGTTTCCGTGGCTACCTTATATGGCGCTATTCGCTATCTGGTTTTCCTGACCCAGTTCCTGCTCGCATTGTCGCTATTCGACTTTGCCGTTTCCGCCGCGGGACTGGCGGCTTGCGTTTCGCTGATTTTTCTTGCCAAAACGCTCATTCCGGCTGTAAATGTGCTGGGTGATCTTGGTTTGCGGGAATTCACGGCGCTGGTCGTGTTTGCATCCTACCAGCTGCCGCCCGAGCAGATCATCGCCGCTACGTTTCTCATCTGGATTCTGAATGTGCTCGGGCCTATTCTCGTAGGCATATTCCTGATCTGGAAATATAAATGGAAGAAAATCAAGGTTTAG
- a CDS encoding XRE family transcriptional regulator, producing the protein MGAQDIFWSVNIKFLRLRQKLSQEALAEKLGISRVKLNAIESGRTANPTVDDLINFSEYFRMSIDSLLKIELSKLSDQKLKDLEEGSELFMKGDQIRVLAITVDKEDKENIEYVPVQARAGYRSGYADPEFLATLPRFNLPTVPKNGTFRMFPTVGDSMLPVPEGADIITRYVQDWTTVKPETPCIVILKGDQDFVFKQVTINQEAGTMLLQSFNKQYFAYTVPIGEVIELWEYYSFHSKALPEPQTDMQQLMRMLQEMQNEIRELKKKSTYK; encoded by the coding sequence ATGGGTGCGCAGGACATTTTCTGGTCGGTCAATATCAAGTTCCTCCGTTTGCGTCAGAAACTTAGCCAGGAAGCGCTGGCGGAAAAGCTCGGGATCAGCAGGGTAAAGCTCAATGCGATCGAAAGCGGCCGGACGGCCAACCCGACGGTCGATGATCTGATCAACTTCTCCGAGTATTTCCGGATGAGTATCGACAGCCTTCTTAAAATAGAACTGAGCAAGCTGTCGGACCAGAAGCTGAAAGACCTCGAAGAAGGAAGTGAGCTGTTCATGAAAGGCGACCAGATCCGCGTCCTGGCGATTACGGTGGATAAGGAGGACAAAGAGAACATCGAATACGTGCCCGTGCAGGCGCGGGCGGGGTACCGCTCCGGTTATGCCGACCCTGAGTTCCTGGCCACATTACCGCGCTTCAACTTGCCTACCGTACCCAAAAACGGCACTTTCCGCATGTTCCCGACTGTGGGCGATTCCATGCTGCCGGTGCCCGAAGGCGCGGACATCATCACCCGGTACGTTCAGGACTGGACAACCGTGAAGCCTGAAACGCCCTGCATTGTGATCCTGAAAGGCGACCAGGACTTCGTTTTCAAGCAGGTTACCATTAACCAGGAAGCCGGAACGATGCTTTTGCAATCGTTCAACAAGCAATATTTTGCCTACACCGTGCCCATCGGCGAAGTGATTGAGTTGTGGGAATATTACAGCTTCCACAGCAAGGCGCTTCCGGAGCCACAGACCGATATGCAGCAGCTCATGCGGATGTTGCAGGAAATGCAAAACGAAATTCGCGAATTGAAGAAAAAGTCCACCTATAAGTAA
- a CDS encoding choice-of-anchor A family protein, whose translation MSIKPLLVSLLALLFLSSYPSSAQSPTAAAKRFNIFVKGDAVLQSSETEGPIAVGGNVTTNQYQISFNSNHGVFFVKNASIGLAVRGGAKLNSGTLQVNGGNYVKIGNCGMFDSGSNAMTVWYRDNNNAASTIRINQNPNDYSASPNIMINANIHSWSPTVGEGSNPVCENVFGIGENQIDIDGAFLTFIKRSNQLKDMADNLPIRDQNGRIVDAAAMGPYLDPSVIGNNPKIIVDPNKINVLTVSAAVWHKIGNANFEGIPSGAQLGQTSPSGNFGLIINIVDFPTFCGVTGNNKINFPGFGGLNDSQGSYVIYNFPDATKGITLGGNAQISGTIFAPQADVVKENNGNINGQIIAKSFVHKSDEVHFWPFLPSIPEPVEKKIEAAASSKCLKNAPWLDYNITPNYDANGASAKIEWINSEGKVIQEDSDLPLTGSILFPGAAVDVNGTGTAWPGFKLDGNKWVEVEDDRYGSLRHGGATIRITVDPSTVISIDYPASTSTCYTTPPPATPLPLTLAFFNVQNVNCNAELKWKVTEAKDFSHFEVERSTDARTYSAVARIDYDATKSAYIFNDTPFSSESVPAKAYYYRLKQVDTDETFEYSAIRSVLAGTCDARLAVDFFPNPTQDEMNVRSYSPVKKLEIFTLAGKPVYQILPGANETEIKVNVRAFAQGMYIVNVVNEEGKYTSKVLKK comes from the coding sequence ATGTCAATCAAACCTCTCCTCGTAAGCCTCCTGGCCCTCCTCTTTTTAAGCTCATACCCATCATCGGCGCAGAGCCCTACTGCTGCTGCAAAGCGGTTCAATATATTCGTTAAAGGCGATGCCGTGCTGCAATCCAGCGAAACCGAAGGTCCGATTGCTGTGGGCGGAAATGTGACCACGAATCAGTATCAGATCAGTTTCAACAGCAATCACGGCGTATTTTTTGTTAAAAATGCTTCCATCGGCCTGGCCGTTCGCGGCGGTGCCAAGCTCAACAGCGGCACACTTCAGGTAAACGGCGGTAACTATGTGAAAATCGGAAACTGCGGAATGTTCGATAGCGGCAGCAATGCAATGACCGTTTGGTACCGCGATAACAACAATGCAGCTTCGACGATCCGCATTAACCAGAACCCCAACGATTACTCCGCGTCGCCGAACATCATGATCAACGCAAACATCCATTCATGGTCGCCGACAGTAGGCGAGGGAAGTAATCCCGTGTGCGAAAATGTCTTCGGAATCGGCGAAAACCAGATCGATATCGACGGAGCTTTCCTTACATTCATCAAGCGTTCCAATCAGTTGAAGGACATGGCGGACAACCTGCCCATCCGTGACCAGAATGGCCGGATCGTGGACGCGGCGGCTATGGGCCCGTACCTCGACCCCAGTGTAATCGGCAATAACCCCAAAATCATAGTTGATCCTAATAAAATCAACGTCCTGACCGTTTCGGCTGCCGTTTGGCACAAGATCGGCAATGCGAACTTTGAAGGAATCCCGTCGGGCGCGCAGCTTGGGCAAACCAGCCCGTCCGGAAATTTCGGTCTGATTATCAACATCGTAGACTTCCCTACATTCTGCGGCGTTACGGGAAACAACAAAATCAACTTCCCCGGCTTCGGCGGTTTGAACGACTCTCAGGGCTCGTACGTGATCTACAACTTCCCGGATGCGACCAAAGGCATCACACTCGGCGGTAACGCGCAGATCAGCGGAACCATTTTCGCGCCGCAGGCGGATGTTGTGAAAGAAAACAATGGTAATATCAATGGGCAGATCATCGCAAAAAGCTTCGTGCACAAAAGCGACGAGGTTCACTTCTGGCCATTCCTGCCATCGATCCCCGAGCCTGTTGAGAAGAAGATCGAAGCGGCTGCTTCATCCAAATGTCTCAAAAATGCGCCGTGGCTGGATTACAACATTACACCGAACTACGATGCCAACGGTGCATCGGCGAAAATTGAATGGATTAATTCAGAAGGAAAAGTGATCCAGGAAGACAGCGACCTGCCATTGACGGGAAGCATCCTGTTCCCGGGAGCAGCGGTGGACGTCAACGGAACCGGAACCGCGTGGCCGGGCTTCAAGCTGGACGGTAACAAATGGGTGGAAGTGGAGGACGACCGTTACGGTTCACTTCGCCACGGCGGCGCCACGATCCGCATCACGGTGGACCCGTCGACAGTAATCTCGATCGACTATCCTGCATCAACCTCAACGTGTTACACAACACCGCCTCCTGCAACACCTTTGCCTTTAACATTAGCATTTTTTAACGTACAAAATGTAAATTGCAATGCGGAACTGAAATGGAAGGTAACAGAAGCCAAAGATTTCTCACATTTCGAGGTCGAACGCTCAACAGATGCCCGGACTTACAGTGCAGTTGCCCGGATCGATTACGATGCCACCAAATCCGCTTATATTTTCAACGATACACCATTTTCATCAGAATCTGTACCTGCAAAGGCCTATTATTATCGTCTTAAACAGGTCGATACTGACGAAACGTTTGAATACAGCGCAATCCGCAGCGTACTGGCGGGAACTTGCGACGCCCGGTTGGCCGTGGACTTCTTCCCGAACCCGACCCAGGACGAAATGAACGTAAGAAGTTACTCACCGGTGAAAAAACTTGAAATATTTACGCTTGCAGGAAAGCCGGTATACCAAATCTTACCCGGAGCCAACGAAACGGAGATTAAAGTGAACGTGAGGGCTTTCGCACAGGGAATGTATATTGTGAACGTGGTGAATGAAGAAGGAAAATACACTTCAAAAGTGCTCAAAAAGTAG